From Pirellulales bacterium, one genomic window encodes:
- a CDS encoding redoxin domain-containing protein yields MYRSIRVLPLLAAAFLFCLAPLAAEEAKKPDDAGTQAGHSLHGEVFNEGPRQRAYLMGGTGNVSMKITTKSPETQQFFNQGLGQLHGFWYFEAERSFRQAAALDPDCAMAYWGMAMANRDNAKRGRGFIAEAVKRKGGAGPHELAWIDALDRYLAPGPDNKPQDDQQRRRQLVRDLEMMVHDHPEEIEARAFLAVLIWENSSHGIPIASHEAVASLLREVHAANPMHPAHHYVIHLWDNEKPARAVPSAARCGQSGPAIAHMWHMPGHTFSKLQRYVDAVWQQEASARVDHAHMIHDGVMPDQIHNYAHNNDWLVDNLTFIGRVRDAVDLAANLAELPRHPKYNRPGGPGSNMMGRRRLLAILPQFELWDDLLRLAQTPCLEPSDVEDDQVRRHRALGAALIAKSNLTDGKTHIVALQGLQTKINAEQEKAAVDAEAKAKADKKPDDQVAKARADAADRFKGRLETIAAALDELHGRWALAGNDASAALSHFEKVKDLGKEFLSRIELQTGNKAKAEQLAREAVSQGKNRVLPLANCVEVLFECGKPAEATEEFRKLQGMSAFIDRDVPIFKRLDELAPKLGLPSEWRLPYQPAGDIGERPDLASLGPFRWHPSPASEWTLPDDHGDAVSLSQYRGRPVVVIFYLGFGCLHCVEQLNAFGPMQAEFARLGVELVAISTDDVGKLRGSLEARASTGAPPLPIKLLSDAGLGVFKSYRAFDDFENLPLHATVLIDNAGLVRWQDISYEPFTNAKFLLDEAKRLLGL; encoded by the coding sequence ATGTACCGTTCTATCCGCGTTCTGCCGCTGCTCGCGGCCGCATTCCTTTTTTGCCTGGCGCCGCTCGCCGCCGAAGAAGCCAAAAAGCCCGATGACGCCGGCACCCAGGCCGGACACTCGTTGCACGGCGAAGTGTTCAACGAAGGGCCGCGGCAGCGGGCTTACCTGATGGGCGGCACGGGCAACGTCTCCATGAAGATCACCACCAAATCGCCCGAAACGCAGCAGTTCTTCAATCAGGGGCTGGGGCAGCTCCACGGGTTCTGGTATTTCGAGGCCGAGCGGTCGTTCCGTCAGGCCGCCGCACTCGACCCTGATTGCGCCATGGCCTATTGGGGCATGGCGATGGCCAATCGAGACAATGCCAAACGCGGCCGCGGTTTCATCGCCGAGGCCGTCAAACGCAAGGGCGGCGCCGGCCCGCATGAATTGGCCTGGATTGACGCCTTGGACCGCTATCTCGCTCCCGGACCGGACAACAAGCCGCAAGACGATCAGCAGCGCCGCCGTCAACTTGTTCGCGACCTGGAGATGATGGTTCACGACCATCCCGAAGAGATCGAGGCGCGGGCCTTCTTGGCCGTGCTGATTTGGGAGAACAGCAGCCACGGCATCCCGATCGCCAGCCACGAAGCGGTGGCGTCGCTGCTGCGCGAAGTCCACGCGGCCAATCCCATGCATCCGGCCCATCACTATGTGATTCATCTCTGGGACAACGAAAAGCCGGCACGGGCGGTTCCGTCGGCTGCCCGTTGCGGCCAGTCGGGGCCGGCCATCGCCCACATGTGGCACATGCCGGGGCACACTTTTTCCAAGCTGCAACGCTACGTCGACGCGGTCTGGCAGCAAGAGGCTTCGGCCCGCGTCGATCATGCCCACATGATCCACGACGGCGTGATGCCCGACCAGATTCACAACTATGCTCATAACAACGACTGGCTGGTCGATAACCTGACCTTCATCGGCCGCGTGCGCGACGCCGTCGATCTGGCCGCCAACCTGGCCGAGTTGCCGCGTCATCCGAAATACAACCGGCCGGGCGGACCGGGCAGCAACATGATGGGCCGCCGGCGCCTGCTGGCCATCCTGCCGCAATTCGAGCTGTGGGACGACCTGCTGCGGCTGGCGCAAACGCCCTGCCTGGAGCCTTCGGATGTCGAAGACGACCAGGTCCGCCGCCACCGCGCGTTGGGCGCCGCGCTGATCGCCAAGAGCAATCTCACCGACGGCAAGACGCACATCGTCGCCTTGCAGGGCCTGCAGACGAAGATCAATGCCGAGCAAGAGAAAGCGGCCGTCGACGCCGAAGCGAAGGCCAAGGCCGACAAGAAGCCCGACGACCAGGTTGCCAAGGCCCGCGCCGACGCGGCCGACCGTTTCAAGGGCCGCTTGGAAACGATCGCCGCCGCGCTGGACGAGCTGCACGGACGCTGGGCGCTGGCCGGCAACGACGCCTCCGCGGCGCTTTCGCACTTCGAGAAGGTCAAAGACCTGGGCAAGGAGTTTTTGTCGCGCATCGAGTTGCAGACGGGCAACAAGGCGAAGGCCGAGCAGCTCGCCCGTGAGGCCGTCAGCCAAGGGAAGAACCGCGTGCTTCCGCTGGCCAACTGCGTGGAGGTGCTGTTCGAATGCGGCAAGCCGGCCGAGGCGACGGAGGAGTTCCGCAAGCTGCAAGGCATGTCGGCCTTCATCGACCGTGACGTTCCGATCTTCAAGCGGCTCGACGAGCTGGCGCCCAAGCTCGGGCTGCCGAGCGAGTGGCGGTTGCCTTATCAGCCCGCCGGCGACATTGGCGAGCGGCCCGACCTGGCTTCGCTCGGCCCCTTCCGCTGGCATCCCTCGCCGGCTTCGGAGTGGACTTTGCCCGACGATCACGGCGACGCCGTTTCGTTGTCCCAGTATCGCGGCCGGCCGGTGGTGGTGATTTTTTATCTCGGCTTCGGCTGCCTGCATTGTGTGGAGCAATTGAACGCCTTCGGTCCGATGCAAGCGGAGTTTGCCCGCTTGGGCGTAGAACTGGTGGCGATCAGCACCGACGACGTGGGCAAATTGCGAGGCTCCCTTGAGGCGCGCGCATCGACCGGGGCGCCGCCCTTGCCGATCAAGCTGTTGTCCGACGCGGGTCTGGGCGTTTTCAAAAGTTATCGGGCCTTCGACGATTTTGAAAACCTCCCCTTGCACGCCACGGTTTTGATCGACAACGCGGGGCTGGTGCGTTGGCAAGACATCAGCTACGAGCCGTTCACCAACGCCAAGTTTCTTCTCGACGAGGCCAAGCGGCTGTTGGGCTTGTAG
- a CDS encoding PVC-type heme-binding CxxCH protein, producing MNRLTSLFTAALIAACFFSAAATLGDEPLPRTPPLEPAAALKSFETRPGFEMQLIAAEPLVTDPVAMVYDENGLAYVAEMSDYPYTDKTTDKPFVERTMDRPIGRVRILEDTDADGDFDRGTIFAGAFSWPTGLALWKGGVFVAATPDIWYLKDTDGDHRADVRQKVFTGFRKFNVQAVMNNLVWGLDHRIYGAGSSNGGQIRPADRPDAKPWLLARNDFRFDPRHCGSGASGFELISGGARFGNTFDDWGNRFICNIRNPVEHVVLPGRYLARNPYLPVVSALHDAAESGDALPVYRISPPEAWRVVRAARMVAEANPATPRSETNAEGYFTSSSGLTIYRGAAYPREFYGNALLGEVAGNLVHRQVLSPDGVTFRAVRGDDHTEFVRSRDNWFRPVNYVNAPDGTLHILDMYRETIEHPWSIPDDIKAELDLESGRDRGRIYRLAPVGFQPPAPPKLGEASDADLVAQLENPNSWWRETAQRLLFERQPHEAVAPLRKLLKESKNPLARLHALWSLEGLSALSDDDLALALADAASGVREHAVRIAEPRLPQAPPLAERVIELADDDEIRVRFQVAFTLGELIRSAADEDVRARASVALATIARRDGADLWVRTAVLSSANESAARLLLELLADKDFVIGSEAPPLVRDLATVLGARNKPAEIAPVMEAFAKLGPKAAGVASPLIVGLGNGLKRSGKKLADVVPAGSASAHRIHHLYESAQTLAADSTAASDPRLAAIELLATADFSRSRETLAALLAPREPQSLQMAAIRALSGYADAEVAPLLLKNYSALTPGVRGEVIQALLARADRIGPLLDAVEARRVGSADIPPARRTLLVQHGDAAIRNRAGRLLAADTKRRNVALAEYQSALKLSADLGRGQAVFQRECQACHRLGERGHNVGPNLLSVRNRTPAEVLANVLDPNREVAPNFQEYIVLLDEGRTITGIISEETATSVTLRRAEGIEETVLRQNIEEISGTGRSLMPEGFEKKIAPQEMADLVAYLLRG from the coding sequence ATGAACCGACTGACGTCCCTATTTACGGCTGCGTTGATCGCGGCCTGCTTTTTTTCCGCTGCGGCCACCCTGGGCGATGAGCCATTGCCGCGCACGCCGCCCTTGGAGCCTGCGGCGGCGCTCAAGAGCTTCGAGACGCGGCCCGGCTTCGAGATGCAGCTTATCGCGGCCGAACCGTTGGTTACCGACCCGGTGGCCATGGTCTACGACGAAAACGGCCTGGCCTACGTGGCAGAAATGTCGGACTATCCGTATACCGACAAAACCACCGACAAGCCGTTCGTCGAACGCACGATGGACCGGCCCATCGGCCGCGTGCGCATTCTGGAAGACACCGACGCCGACGGCGACTTCGACCGCGGCACGATCTTCGCCGGAGCGTTTTCCTGGCCGACCGGCCTCGCCCTGTGGAAGGGCGGCGTGTTCGTGGCGGCGACGCCCGACATCTGGTATCTCAAAGACACCGACGGCGACCATCGGGCCGACGTGCGGCAAAAAGTCTTCACCGGCTTCCGCAAGTTCAACGTGCAGGCGGTGATGAACAACCTGGTCTGGGGACTCGATCACCGCATCTACGGCGCCGGCTCCAGTAACGGCGGGCAAATCAGGCCGGCCGATCGACCCGACGCCAAGCCCTGGCTGCTCGCGCGCAACGACTTCCGCTTCGATCCGCGCCACTGTGGCTCCGGGGCAAGTGGCTTCGAGTTGATTTCGGGCGGGGCGCGGTTCGGCAACACCTTCGACGACTGGGGCAACCGCTTCATCTGCAACATTCGCAACCCGGTCGAGCACGTGGTGCTGCCGGGCCGCTACCTGGCACGCAATCCCTATCTGCCGGTCGTCTCCGCCCTGCACGACGCCGCCGAGTCGGGCGACGCGCTGCCGGTGTATCGCATCAGTCCGCCCGAAGCGTGGCGGGTCGTCCGGGCGGCACGCATGGTGGCCGAAGCCAACCCGGCCACGCCGCGCAGCGAAACCAACGCCGAAGGCTACTTCACCTCGTCGAGTGGATTGACCATCTACCGCGGCGCCGCCTACCCTCGCGAGTTCTATGGCAACGCCCTTCTGGGCGAGGTGGCCGGCAACCTCGTACACCGGCAAGTGCTTTCGCCCGACGGGGTGACGTTCCGCGCGGTCCGCGGCGACGACCATACGGAGTTCGTGCGATCGCGCGACAATTGGTTCCGGCCGGTGAACTACGTCAACGCACCCGACGGCACGCTGCACATCCTCGACATGTACCGCGAGACGATCGAGCATCCCTGGTCGATCCCCGACGACATCAAAGCCGAGCTCGATCTGGAAAGTGGCCGCGACCGCGGTCGAATCTATCGGCTGGCCCCCGTCGGCTTCCAGCCGCCGGCCCCGCCAAAGCTGGGCGAGGCGAGCGATGCCGATCTGGTCGCGCAATTGGAGAATCCGAATTCGTGGTGGCGCGAGACGGCGCAGCGGTTGCTGTTCGAGCGGCAGCCGCACGAGGCCGTGGCGCCGCTACGTAAGCTGCTCAAGGAATCGAAGAACCCATTGGCGCGGCTGCACGCGCTCTGGTCGCTCGAAGGTTTGTCGGCGTTGAGCGACGACGACTTGGCGCTGGCCCTTGCGGATGCAGCTTCCGGAGTCCGCGAGCATGCGGTGCGGATCGCCGAGCCGCGCTTGCCGCAGGCGCCGCCCCTGGCCGAGCGAGTGATCGAACTGGCCGACGACGACGAAATCCGCGTTCGCTTCCAGGTGGCGTTCACACTTGGCGAGTTGATTCGCTCGGCCGCCGACGAAGATGTTCGCGCGCGTGCTTCAGTGGCGCTGGCAACGATTGCCCGCCGCGACGGCGCAGACCTGTGGGTCCGCACCGCCGTGTTGAGCTCGGCCAACGAGTCGGCGGCCCGCTTATTGCTAGAACTGCTGGCCGACAAGGACTTCGTCATCGGTAGCGAAGCCCCGCCGCTGGTGCGCGATTTGGCGACGGTGCTCGGCGCTCGGAACAAGCCCGCTGAGATCGCACCGGTGATGGAGGCCTTTGCCAAGCTCGGTCCGAAGGCCGCCGGCGTAGCGTCGCCGTTGATCGTCGGGCTCGGCAACGGCCTGAAGCGATCCGGTAAGAAGCTCGCCGACGTTGTGCCCGCCGGCTCCGCTTCGGCCCATCGCATCCATCACTTGTATGAGAGCGCACAGACCTTGGCCGCGGACAGCACGGCCGCCAGCGATCCACGGCTGGCCGCAATCGAGCTGCTGGCCACGGCGGATTTCTCACGGTCCAGAGAAACGTTGGCGGCGTTGCTGGCGCCCCGCGAGCCACAGTCGCTGCAAATGGCGGCCATCCGTGCGTTATCGGGCTACGCCGATGCTGAGGTGGCGCCGCTGTTGTTGAAAAACTACTCGGCCCTGACGCCGGGCGTGCGCGGCGAGGTCATCCAGGCGTTATTGGCACGCGCCGATCGCATTGGCCCGCTGCTCGATGCGGTCGAGGCCCGCCGCGTCGGCTCGGCCGACATTCCGCCTGCCCGGCGGACGCTGCTCGTGCAACATGGCGACGCCGCCATCCGCAATCGGGCGGGACGCTTGCTCGCCGCCGACACGAAGCGCCGCAACGTGGCCCTGGCGGAGTATCAATCGGCGCTCAAGTTATCGGCCGACCTCGGCCGCGGGCAGGCCGTGTTTCAGCGCGAGTGTCAGGCCTGCCATCGGCTTGGCGAGCGAGGCCACAACGTGGGGCCGAATCTGCTCTCGGTCCGCAACCGCACGCCCGCCGAAGTTTTGGCCAACGTGCTCGATCCGAACCGTGAAGTGGCACCAAATTTTCAGGAATACATCGTGCTGTTGGACGAGGGGCGGACGATCACGGGCATCATCTCGGAAGAGACGGCCACCAGCGTCACGTTGCGGCGGGCCGAAGGGATCGAAGAGACGGTGCTGCGGCAGAACATCGAGGAGATTTCCGGCACAGGCCGCTCGCTGATGCCGGAGGGTTTTGAGAAGAAAATCGCCCCCCAAGAAATGGCCGATCTGGTCGCATATTTGCTGCGCGGTTAG